In Gemella haemolysans ATCC 10379, the genomic window TCGCATATTTTGATCTACCGAGTGGAAAAAGATGTGGAGTTGTTGATGTTCCCGGCCATGAGAGGTTTATTAAAAATATGCTTGCAGGAGTTAGTGGTATAAACTTAGTTTTACTACTAGTTGATTCTAGGGAAGGAATCATGCCACAAACTAAAGAACATATTGATATTTTAACGTTATTAGGGATAGAAAATTATATTATCGTAATGACGAAAATAGATTTAGTTGAAGAAGAATATAGAGAATTAGTAAAAGAAGATATCCAAGAATTTATCTCAGGTACAGTTCTTGAAAATTCTCCGATAATTGAAGTTGACTCAATTAGTAAAAAAGGACTTGATACATTATTAGCTACAATTGATAAGAAAACAGAAGATATCGCAGCAAAAAATGTTGAGAAAAATGCTAGAATTAACATCGACCGTTCATTCCAAGTAAAAGGATTTGGAACAGTTGTAACGGGGACTCTTACAGAAGGTGTTATAAATGTAGGGGATGAATTAGTAATTTATCCAAAAGAAGTAAAAGCAAAAGTTAGGAATATTCAAGTTCACTCAAAAGATGTAGAAACTGCCTATGCAGGGCAAAGAACGGCTATAAACTTAGCGAATATTAAGTTTGATGATGTAAAACGAGGAGATACATTAGCCACTGCAGGTTCGTTAACAAAAACATACATGATTGATACTGAAATCAAACTAATAAATGATGAGAGAGCAAATCTTGAATTATGGGATAGAGTACGTATTTATATCGGTACAGAGGAAGTAATGGCACGTGTTGTACCGCTTGGAACAGACTTACTAAAAGCTGGAGAAAGTAGTTTTGCGCAACTTCGACTTGAAGAAGAAATTGCTGTTAAAAACTATGATAAATTTATTATTCGTACATACTCACCTATGATTACAATAGGTGGAGGGGTAATATTAGATGCTAATCCTAAAAAACATAGTCGATTTAACGAAGAAATCTTAGAAAAACTGAAAGTTCAACTTGAAGGTAATACAACTGATTTAATTGCTAACTATTTATTATCGCATACTGATTACTTAAATTCTAAAGAGAATATTTTAAAAGAACTTCAACTTCCTAAAGAAGAGGTTGAGGAGTCAATAATACAATTACTAGAAGGCACTACAATTTATGAAACAAAGTTAGGTTATATTCATAAGAAAAAATATGATGAAGTGTTAGAAAAACTGAAGAAACTATTAAGTGACTATCATAATAGATATAAATTAAAAGTAGGTATTCCTAAGATTGAAGTACTTTCTAAGTTTAAAATTTCTCAAAAAGAAATGTTGGAGTTATTAGATTTATTCATACTAAATAACGAAATTCGCCTAGAAGGTAATTTAGTTGCGGAAAAAGATTTCGAGGTTAACTATGATAAGAAACAACTGGCAGAAAAAGAAAGAATAGAAAAAGCATTATTAGATGGAGGATTCACACCTCCAAGTGTTAAAGAACTAACGAATGGTGAAAAACCAAAAGTTGAGTTGCTAGAATCCCTAATAGATAATACGATAGTTAGATTGGATGCAGATCTAGTTTTACATGAAAAAGTATTTAAAGATGCTGTCCAAAAAGTAGAAGATCATTTTAAAACTAATAATCAAATTGGACTGGCAGAATTTAGAGATATGACAGGTTCTAGTAGAAAGTATTCTATGGCTATTTTAGAGTATATGGATAAAATTGGTATAACTAGACGTTTAGACAATTATAGAGTTTTAGTTAAGAAATAAATATTGAAGGGGCTAGGTTGTTTATAACTTAGACGGGGTAAGTAATATGAGTTATTATTTTGATTACGGTGCGACATCACTAAAAAAACCAAAAGAAGTAGCTGATAAAGTCTATGAGGTATTGTCATCGGCAAAGTATGCTAATGCTTCAAGAGGTAGTTATTATGAAGCGAATAATGCATTCCGTGAAGTTTTTGAAGCGAGAAGTGACGTTGCAAAATTTTTCGGTATGAAGGAAGAAGATAGGGTTATCTTTACTAGTAATTCTACAGAAAGCTTAAATATTGCGATTTTAGGATTATTAGTAAAAGAAGATCATGTTATTACGACTTCTATGGAGCATAATTCAGTTTTAAGACCGATATATTTAGCACATGAAACAATAGGCTGTGAATATACTATTGTTAAAGCTGGTAAAACAGGATTAATCGATTATGATGAACTAGAAAAAGCTATTAAACCTAATACTAAGATGATTGCTATTACACATAGTTCCAACGTAACAGGAAGTATAGTGGATTTAGAGAAAGTTGCGGATATTTGTAAAAGACATAATATTATTTCAGTTGTAGATGCTTCGCAGACAGCAGGAGTAGTACCTATTAATATGGATGAGTTAGGAATAGATGTATTATGTTTTACTGGTCACAAAAGTTTATATGGACCACAAGGAATCGGTGGTCTATGCGTAAGACTTAAAGAACCAGAGATCAAGAGATTTAAAGTCGGTGGAAGTGGGGTTAGAACATTCGATGAGAAGCACCCTGGGGAATATCCACTACGTTTAGAAGCGGGTACTTTGAATACTTCTGGAATCCTAGGTTTACATGAGGGAATAAAATATATAAATAAGCATGGAATTGAAAATCTTTATAAAAAACAAATCGACTTTGCTGATAGATTCTATAATGAATTAAAAGACTTAGAGTGTTTAGAGTTTTATGGAGATTTCTCAAAAGATCGTACTGCGGTAGTAGCATTAAACTTCAAAGGAATATCAGCTTCAGATGTTGCAGATGTTCTTGCTGAAGAATATGATATTGCAGTTAGACCTGGAGCACATTGTGCACCTTTAATGCATGAAGTATTGGGAACAAAAGAACAAGGGATAGTAAGATTTTCGTTTTCAAGCATGAATACAGATGAGGAAGTAGACTACGCTATTAACGCTATAAAAACATTAGCAAAAGAGATTTAGGAGAAATATTATGTCAAAACAATTATTATCACAAATTCCTGCAATAAATAAGATTTTATTATTAGATGAAGTGAAATCATTAATTCAAGAGTATAGTGAAGTTGGTGTGAAATCAGCGATAAAAAACTATATTGATGAAATCAAACAAGAAATATTAAACGAAGAATTACATGAAGTTCCAAGTTTAGAGAAAATCGTAGAAGTAGTTACACAAATAGTGAAAAGTGAAGACAAGAATTCTTTACGACGAGTTATTAATGCAACTGGAACAATTTTACACACAAACTTAGGGCGTAGTTTATTAAGTCAGAAGATTAAAGAAAACATTGAAAGTGTAGCATTTAACTATTCTAACCTTGAGTTTGATATTGATAATAAAAAACGCGGTAGTCGTTATGTTCATCTTATTGATATTATCAAAAAATTAACAGGTGCAGAAGATGTACTTGTAGTTAACAACAACGCAGCGGCGGTATTATTAACATTAAACACTCTAGTTAAAGATAAAGAAATAGTAGTTTCTCGTGGAGAACTAGTAGAAATCGGTGGAGCATTTAGAATTCCTGAGATTATTAAATTAAGTGGTGGTACTCCTGTCGAAGTAGGGACTACTAATAAAACGCACTTAAAAGACTACGAGAACGCAATTACTGACAACACAGGAGCATTACTGAAAGTTCATACTAGTAACTATAAGATTGTAGGATTCACTAAAGAAGTATCTAATGAAGAAATTTCTTATCTTGCTCGTGAAAATGAATTAGTATCTATAAACGACTTAGGAAGCGGTCAGTTTGTCGATTTCTCTAGATTTGGCTTACCTTATGAACCAACTGTAAAAGAAGTGCTTGATAGTGGTATCGATATTGTAACATTTAGCGGTGATAAACTTCTTGGAGGTCCACAGGCAGGTATTATCGTTGGTAAAAAAGAATATATCGAACAAATGAAGAAGAACCAACTTACTCGAGCATTACGTGTAGATAAGATGACTCTAGCAGCTCTAGAAGCTACATTGAAATTATATCTAGATGAAAAAGAAGCGTTAGAACACATTCCAACATTACACATGATTTCATTATCAAAAGAACGTCTATTAGCTAAAGCAGACGTATTTAAAACAAGACTTAGCGACTTAGACTTCAAGATTACAATAGCTGAGGATAAAGCAGAAGTAGGTGGTGGAAGTTATCCAGCAAGTTATTTAGATAGTGTTGTAGTTAAATTAGAGCACTCAAGACTAAGTGCGACAGATATTGAACGTCGATTATTAGAAGTAGAAATTCCAATCATTACACGTATCAAAGATAACGAGCTTATCTTTGATATGAGAACTCTTCGTACTAGAGAATTTGATTTAGTAAAACAAGCATTAATAGAAGTTGTGAAGTAAAGATAGAATTTAAGTTGCAGTAAGTTGCACGTTAAAGTAAAAATTCAGCTGTGAAAAAGTAAAAAGCTCGATATATCAGTGTTCTTAGATGATAAAATAGAATAATTTAAGTTGCAGTAAGTTGCACGCTAAAGTAAAAATCCAGCTGTGAAAAAGTAAAAAGTTTGATATATCGGCGTTTTTAGATGATAAAGTAGAATGATTTAAGTTGCAGTAAGTTGCACGTTAAAGTAAAAATTCGACTGTGAAAAAGTAAAAAGCTTGATATATCAGTGTTCTTAGATGATAAAATAGAATGATTTAAGTTGCAGTAAGTTGCACATTAAATAATATTTGATAAAATCAGAAGGTGAGTATATGTTCAGAGAAATAAATATAGAAGATGCACAAGAAGTTGCAGAAATCTGTAAAGCAGCATTAGGTTACGATGTAGATGTTGAAAACGTGAAAAGGCAAATAGAGAAACTAACTAATGACAAGAAACAGCATATTATTATCGGTTATGAAGATGAAAATACAAAGAAGATTATAGGATTTATTCATGCTCAAATGTATGAAAGTTTTTATAGTGATCTAGGATTAAATATTCTAGGACTTGCTGTTAATCCTGATTTTCAAGGTAAGGGAATAGGTAAGAAACTTATGAGTAAGTTAGAAAACTATGCCGTAGACAACAATATTAGCTTTATTAGGTTAAATTCTGCCATGAAACGTGAAGATGCGCATAATTTCTATGAACATATCGGTTATATCTGTGATAAAGTTCAAAAAAGATTTATAAAGGTATTTGAGTAAGGATGTTGAAACAGAAGTTTTAATGTTTTAGCTCACTTTTAGAGAGTTTGAAAAAGATTTATATAATTAAAGGTAGTTATTATTTCCTAGGAAATCCTTGGAGATACTGATTAAGTTTGATTGTATAGATCTTTCTTTTTGCTTAGTTTTCTTCAACTTGTTTGTACAAAAAAAGTATGATAATATAAAGTAGACTTATATAAAGAAGAGGTAGAAGGAATGGAGTTTAGTAAAGAATATAATGAAATCGATGGATTGTTAGTTTTGACAAGTCCACTTCACCACGATGATAGAGGATATTTTCTAGAAAATTGGAAGAAAAATGATTTAATAAAATTTGGGGTACCAGAAGATTTCTTCGATAATGATCTGCAAAATAATGTTTCAGTGTCGAATAAAGGGACTCTAAGGGGAATGCACTGTCAAGGATGGGCGAAGTTAATGACTGTTGCATGGGGGACGTTTAGAATGTGTTTTGTAGATTTACGTCGTGAATCTACTACATATAAAAAGGTAACGTGTCTTGATGTAAAACCTGGTATGGTGGTATTTGTTCCTGAAGGTGTTGCGAACGGTGCACAATCGTTAGTAGAGAATGGAATATTAAATTATATTGTAACTGGTTATTATAATCCAAATGAAAAATACTTAGGGATTACACCAATAGATTTAAAACTTAACTTACCTTGGGATATGACTACAACACCGATAATTTCAGAAAAAGATATGAACAGCTTATCTTATGACGAAGTAATAGAGATTTTAGAAAGTGATGTGAAGTAATGAAAAATATTGCTTTAATAGGATCAACTGGCTCAATAGGTCAGGAAATATATAATCAGTTATCTCAAAAAGATAAAGTACATGTTGATACTTTTAATAGAAAAAATATCGAGGGTTTATTGAATAGTGAATATGATGTTGTTATTTGCGCAGCACCCTCTTCTGGGAAGCTAAAAACGAATTTAGGGCTTGATAATAGAGACAAAGACATAGAAAAACTATGTAAAGTAATCAAAGAAGTAAAAACAGAAAGATTTATACTTATTTCATCGCAATCAGCTATTAATGAAGAAGATAAACCATATGGAAAAGTTCAGAAAAGGGTAATGGATAGTGTTCTTTCACATCATAAAAATTATACGGTTTATATGGTAGATACGCTATATGGACCTAGTTTGAACAAAGGTTTTATTAGTGATATTATTACTAAACGATGGAGTTTCTTGTCTGATGAACTTATTCAAAAGTTACCGGAATTAACGAATTATTATAGAAAGATTGAAAATACTAATCTTTGGGAAGGATACATTGATTTACCAAAGGATATATTAGAAAAATTACCAAATATAGTAGACATTTATCCAGATGATAAAATTTTTCAGACTACTCCGATTTCTACATTAGCTAGAACCGTTGTAGAAAATATAGAAGTATCACAAGGGTTAAAAAATAGTATATCTGAGACTGAAGTATTTTCAGGAAAACAGATTAAAGATCTCTATGAAAATCCAAACGAGAATACATTTTTGGGTAAATAT contains:
- the selB gene encoding selenocysteine-specific translation elongation factor → MNNNVIIGTAGHIDHGKTTLIKALSGIETDTTQEEKDRGMSINLGFAYFDLPSGKRCGVVDVPGHERFIKNMLAGVSGINLVLLLVDSREGIMPQTKEHIDILTLLGIENYIIVMTKIDLVEEEYRELVKEDIQEFISGTVLENSPIIEVDSISKKGLDTLLATIDKKTEDIAAKNVEKNARINIDRSFQVKGFGTVVTGTLTEGVINVGDELVIYPKEVKAKVRNIQVHSKDVETAYAGQRTAINLANIKFDDVKRGDTLATAGSLTKTYMIDTEIKLINDERANLELWDRVRIYIGTEEVMARVVPLGTDLLKAGESSFAQLRLEEEIAVKNYDKFIIRTYSPMITIGGGVILDANPKKHSRFNEEILEKLKVQLEGNTTDLIANYLLSHTDYLNSKENILKELQLPKEEVEESIIQLLEGTTIYETKLGYIHKKKYDEVLEKLKKLLSDYHNRYKLKVGIPKIEVLSKFKISQKEMLELLDLFILNNEIRLEGNLVAEKDFEVNYDKKQLAEKERIEKALLDGGFTPPSVKELTNGEKPKVELLESLIDNTIVRLDADLVLHEKVFKDAVQKVEDHFKTNNQIGLAEFRDMTGSSRKYSMAILEYMDKIGITRRLDNYRVLVKK
- a CDS encoding aminotransferase class V-fold PLP-dependent enzyme, whose translation is MSYYFDYGATSLKKPKEVADKVYEVLSSAKYANASRGSYYEANNAFREVFEARSDVAKFFGMKEEDRVIFTSNSTESLNIAILGLLVKEDHVITTSMEHNSVLRPIYLAHETIGCEYTIVKAGKTGLIDYDELEKAIKPNTKMIAITHSSNVTGSIVDLEKVADICKRHNIISVVDASQTAGVVPINMDELGIDVLCFTGHKSLYGPQGIGGLCVRLKEPEIKRFKVGGSGVRTFDEKHPGEYPLRLEAGTLNTSGILGLHEGIKYINKHGIENLYKKQIDFADRFYNELKDLECLEFYGDFSKDRTAVVALNFKGISASDVADVLAEEYDIAVRPGAHCAPLMHEVLGTKEQGIVRFSFSSMNTDEEVDYAINAIKTLAKEI
- the selA gene encoding L-seryl-tRNA(Sec) selenium transferase, which codes for MSKQLLSQIPAINKILLLDEVKSLIQEYSEVGVKSAIKNYIDEIKQEILNEELHEVPSLEKIVEVVTQIVKSEDKNSLRRVINATGTILHTNLGRSLLSQKIKENIESVAFNYSNLEFDIDNKKRGSRYVHLIDIIKKLTGAEDVLVVNNNAAAVLLTLNTLVKDKEIVVSRGELVEIGGAFRIPEIIKLSGGTPVEVGTTNKTHLKDYENAITDNTGALLKVHTSNYKIVGFTKEVSNEEISYLARENELVSINDLGSGQFVDFSRFGLPYEPTVKEVLDSGIDIVTFSGDKLLGGPQAGIIVGKKEYIEQMKKNQLTRALRVDKMTLAALEATLKLYLDEKEALEHIPTLHMISLSKERLLAKADVFKTRLSDLDFKITIAEDKAEVGGGSYPASYLDSVVVKLEHSRLSATDIERRLLEVEIPIITRIKDNELIFDMRTLRTREFDLVKQALIEVVK
- a CDS encoding GNAT family N-acetyltransferase yields the protein MFREINIEDAQEVAEICKAALGYDVDVENVKRQIEKLTNDKKQHIIIGYEDENTKKIIGFIHAQMYESFYSDLGLNILGLAVNPDFQGKGIGKKLMSKLENYAVDNNISFIRLNSAMKREDAHNFYEHIGYICDKVQKRFIKVFE
- a CDS encoding dTDP-4-dehydrorhamnose 3,5-epimerase family protein, giving the protein MEFSKEYNEIDGLLVLTSPLHHDDRGYFLENWKKNDLIKFGVPEDFFDNDLQNNVSVSNKGTLRGMHCQGWAKLMTVAWGTFRMCFVDLRRESTTYKKVTCLDVKPGMVVFVPEGVANGAQSLVENGILNYIVTGYYNPNEKYLGITPIDLKLNLPWDMTTTPIISEKDMNSLSYDEVIEILESDVK